In Rosa chinensis cultivar Old Blush chromosome 1, RchiOBHm-V2, whole genome shotgun sequence, a genomic segment contains:
- the LOC121051609 gene encoding uncharacterized protein LOC121051609 → MDQWSYGWDDPRGYEQGSFYGGGHQVWNSHVIGSMSSCNETCALCNSPWHSSFECSLRFECPNFMQECEYGMGMYQETFVPDAYPQEEAYEPSKEFVKGLLAQLQASRDILQASQVRISQETMVSEGYPHEQAYESRKPSLEELLAQLQASQARLQASQEILIHTNEQLETSLAQEPPFTIYEHKSFFDQVEPISREEVYIEHLE, encoded by the coding sequence ATGGATCAATGGAGCTATGGATGGGATGACCCAAGGGGATATGAGCAAGGAAGTTTCTATGGTGGAGGTCATCAAGTGTGGAATTCTCATGTGATCGGTTCTATGTCTTCTTGCAATGAAACTTGTGCTTTGTGTAATTCTCCGTGGCATTCATCTTTTGAGTGCTCTTTGAGATTTGAATGCCCAAATTTTATGCAAGAGTGTGAGTACGGGATGGGCATGTATCAAGAGACATTTGTACCCGATGCATATCCACAAGAAGAAGCTTATGAGCCTAGTAAGGAATTCGTTAAAGGactactagctcaattgcaagcctccCGAGATATTTTACAAGCCTCTCAAGTTAGGATTTCACAAGAGACCATGGTGTCCGAAGGATATCCTCATGAGCAAGCGTATGAGTCTAGGAAGCCTTCTCTTGAAGAATtgctagctcaattgcaagcgtcccaagctcgattgcaagcttctcaagaaatACTTATACATACCAATGAGCAACTTGAGACCAGTCTTGCACAAGAGCCACCCTTCACCATTTATGAGCATaaatctttctttgaccaagtggAGCCTATTTCAAGAGAAGAAGTGTATATCGAGCATCTTGAGTAA